In Bradyrhizobium sp. 195, the sequence TGCGCCGCAAATCCGTGATCGCGCGCAGAAAACTGTCGGCCGGCGTCGTCTCCGGATCGATCAGCCGGTGCAGGCGAAAGCCGTCTTCGAGCGCGAGCACGATTGAGGCCATCCACGGCGGGTTCAGCTTGTCGTTCTTGCCGTTGCTCTTCAAGGTCGCCTCGACGATGTCGGCCACCAGCTTGCGCCGCGCGCGCAGGCGTTTTGCAAGTTCGGGGCGGCGCTTCTCGGCGCGCGCGACGAACAGGATCATCTCCATGTGCAGCAGCGGCGAGCGGCCGAGCGGGTCCTGCCGGCTGCGGTCCATCGTCTTCAGCGCCGCGATGAAATCATCGAGATTGTCGTGCTCGGCGAGGATCTCGAGGTTGCGACGGATCGACTGCTCGACATGGTCCTCGAGCATGGCGATGATCAGCTCGTCCTTGCTCCTGAAGTTCGAATAGAACGCGCCGCGGGTGAAGCCTGCCGCCGCCGCGATCGCCTCGATGCTGGCGCCGCCGATGCCGTCCTCCTCGAACACGCGCGCGGCCGCCTCGAACAGCTTGTCGCGCGTGTCGTCCCTGGTCGGCCTGGTTCTCGCCCTTGACATCGGACGAGGTTAAGGCAGAATGCAACTCGATACAATAATGTATCGAGTTGATAAATTCAGGGATGGTTACGCCGGGCAGTGGGGCTGCGATCGGCGTATTCGTATCATGCGGCAACCGATTTGAGGTCACCATGAACGAGCACGTGCAAGGCGCCGGCGGCGCACCGCTGTTCAACCCGCTCTCGCCGGACTTCATCCGCGATCCCTATCCGCACTATGAGCGGCTGCGCACGATCGATCCGGTCCATGTGACGCCGTTCGGCCAGTTCGTTGCCAGCCGCCATGCCGACGTCAGCCTGGTGATGCGCGACAAGCGCTTCGGCAAGGATTTCGTCGAACGCTCCAAGCGCCGCTATAGCGAAAAGATCATGGACGAGCCGGTGTTCCGCAGCATGAGCCACTGGATGCTGCAGGCCGATCCGCCCGACCACACCCGCCTGCGCGGCCTCGTGGTGAAGGCCTTCACCGCCCGCCGCGTCGAGGACATGCGGCCGCGCATCCAGGAGATCGTCGACCAGGCCATCGACGCCGTGATCGACCGCGGCCACATGGACCTGATCGAGGATTTCGCCTTCCGCCTGCCCGTCACCATCATCTGCGAGATGCTCGGCATCCCCGAAGATCATCGCGAGGTCTTCTACAAGAGCTCGCGCGACGGCGGGCGGCTGCTCGACCCCGTGCCCTTGTCAGCCGAGGAGATCAAGAAGGGCAACGAGGGCAACCTGATGGCGCAGATGTATTTCCAACAGCTGTTCGAGCTGCGCCGCAGGAATCCCGGGGACGATCTCACCACCCAGCTCGTGCAGGCCGAGGAGGACGGCAACAAGCTCACCAACGAGGAGCTGACCGCCAACATCATCCTGCTGTTCGGCGCCGGCCACGAGACCACCGTCAACTTGATCGGCAACGGCCTTCTGGCGCTTCACCGCAATCCGGACCAGCTTGCGCTGCTCAAGGCGCGGCCCGAGCTGATGGAAGGCGCGATCGAGGAATTCCTGCGCTACGATTCCTCGGTGCAGATGACCGGACGCGTCGCGCTGGAGGATATCGACGATCTCGGCGGCAAGAGGATCCCCAAGGGCGAG encodes:
- a CDS encoding cytochrome P450 yields the protein MNEHVQGAGGAPLFNPLSPDFIRDPYPHYERLRTIDPVHVTPFGQFVASRHADVSLVMRDKRFGKDFVERSKRRYSEKIMDEPVFRSMSHWMLQADPPDHTRLRGLVVKAFTARRVEDMRPRIQEIVDQAIDAVIDRGHMDLIEDFAFRLPVTIICEMLGIPEDHREVFYKSSRDGGRLLDPVPLSAEEIKKGNEGNLMAQMYFQQLFELRRRNPGDDLTTQLVQAEEDGNKLTNEELTANIILLFGAGHETTVNLIGNGLLALHRNPDQLALLKARPELMEGAIEEFLRYDSSVQMTGRVALEDIDDLGGKRIPKGETVLCLLGSANRDPAVYPDRPDRLDVTRQNVKPLSFGGGIHFCLGAQLARIEAEIAIATLLRRLPDLRIDDVENPEWRPTFVLRGLKRLPASW
- a CDS encoding TetR/AcrR family transcriptional regulator: MSRARTRPTRDDTRDKLFEAAARVFEEDGIGGASIEAIAAAAGFTRGAFYSNFRSKDELIIAMLEDHVEQSIRRNLEILAEHDNLDDFIAALKTMDRSRQDPLGRSPLLHMEMILFVARAEKRRPELAKRLRARRKLVADIVEATLKSNGKNDKLNPPWMASIVLALEDGFRLHRLIDPETTPADSFLRAITDLRRRTGLASD